A genome region from Micromonospora peucetia includes the following:
- a CDS encoding trypsin-like serine peptidase, with protein MKHAMRRLRTAAVALGACTLGLSLLSVPAAEAYAVQPLAPHSERAPESDQFSAEGVTTVGELRTVDGALSSARDGRTQIIQHPGASYVKVHFSALRLAHGDYVTVASPDGRESHRYDRYLNRATGSDYTTDGQPGFWAMSVEGDTAVVTVHSSRSSRGNVATIDRFWRGYDRAEIAQHNFSTQSVCSTDARRDAVCYQSSHPNEYARGNAVARLLISGGGMCTTWRVGNTNRMLTNKHCFSTQSAVSGSEMQFNYQCATCGGANPGAGTKVSGATLYKVSSGGSNQLDYTLYSVNNFANIQSFGTLYLATTATTTGTRMYIPGHGDGSPKRLSIFEDTQNGATCTVKNANYNTWNISYSCDTSGGNSGSPVLNASHRVIALHHLGGCPSNQGAKAHLIYNEIASLIANG; from the coding sequence ATGAAACATGCCATGCGTCGCCTGCGAACGGCGGCGGTCGCGCTCGGCGCCTGCACACTCGGGCTGAGTCTGCTTTCGGTGCCGGCCGCCGAGGCGTACGCGGTTCAACCTCTCGCACCACACTCCGAGCGGGCACCCGAATCGGATCAGTTCTCGGCGGAGGGCGTCACCACGGTCGGTGAACTCCGTACCGTCGACGGCGCGCTGTCCTCCGCTCGGGACGGCCGGACGCAGATCATCCAGCACCCCGGCGCGTCGTACGTGAAGGTGCACTTCAGCGCGCTGCGACTGGCGCACGGCGACTACGTGACCGTGGCGAGCCCCGACGGCCGGGAGAGCCACCGGTACGACCGCTACCTGAACCGGGCGACCGGCTCGGACTACACCACCGACGGGCAGCCCGGCTTCTGGGCGATGTCGGTGGAGGGCGACACCGCGGTGGTGACGGTGCACAGCAGCCGCTCCTCCCGTGGCAACGTGGCGACCATCGACCGGTTCTGGCGCGGCTACGACCGCGCGGAGATCGCGCAGCACAACTTCTCCACGCAGTCCGTCTGCAGCACCGACGCCCGCCGCGACGCGGTCTGCTACCAGAGCAGCCACCCCAACGAGTACGCCCGGGGCAACGCGGTGGCGCGGCTGCTGATCAGCGGCGGTGGGATGTGCACCACCTGGCGGGTCGGCAACACGAACCGCATGCTGACCAACAAGCACTGCTTCTCGACCCAGTCCGCCGTCAGCGGCAGCGAGATGCAGTTCAACTACCAGTGCGCCACCTGTGGCGGCGCCAACCCGGGCGCCGGCACCAAGGTGAGCGGCGCCACCCTCTACAAGGTGAGCAGCGGTGGTTCCAACCAGCTGGACTACACCCTGTACTCGGTGAACAACTTCGCCAACATCCAGAGCTTCGGCACGCTCTACCTGGCGACCACCGCCACCACCACCGGCACCCGGATGTACATCCCGGGGCACGGCGACGGCAGCCCGAAGCGACTGTCGATCTTCGAGGACACCCAGAACGGCGCGACGTGCACCGTCAAGAACGCGAACTACAACACCTGGAACATCAGCTACAGCTGTGACACCTCCGGCGGCAACTCGGGCTCGCCGGTGCTGAATGCCAGCCACCGGGTGATCGCCCTGCACCACCTCGGCGGCTGCCCGTCGAACCAGGGTGCAAAGGCACACCTGATCTACAACGAGATCGCCAGTCTGATCGCCAACGGCTGA
- the mnhG gene encoding monovalent cation/H(+) antiporter subunit G produces the protein MTLDAVLDVIAAVCLIAGALLCVAAGAALVRFPDLLARMHAAAKPQVLGLLLVMLGCALRLRTGVDITTLVLVGAFQLATAPVAAHMVGRAGYPHDEIRRDLLITDELAPHLDRISSGRS, from the coding sequence GTGACGCTCGACGCCGTCCTCGACGTCATCGCCGCCGTCTGCCTGATCGCCGGTGCGCTGCTCTGCGTCGCGGCCGGGGCGGCGCTGGTGCGCTTCCCCGACCTGCTCGCCCGGATGCACGCCGCGGCCAAGCCCCAGGTGCTCGGCCTGCTGCTCGTCATGCTCGGCTGCGCGCTGCGGCTGCGTACCGGCGTGGACATCACCACCCTCGTGCTCGTCGGCGCCTTCCAACTCGCCACCGCGCCCGTCGCGGCGCACATGGTGGGCCGGGCCGGCTACCCGCACGACGAGATCCGCCGCGACCTGCTGATCACCGACGAACTCGCGCCCCACCTGGACCGGATCAGCTCCGGCCGGTCCTGA
- a CDS encoding monovalent cation/H+ antiporter complex subunit F produces MTVVAVTVAALLAVAVGLTLVRIIRGPSILDRAVAVDVLLAVVVAAIATEVAYSRDATALPVLVVLAILGFVGSVSVARFAARRNDK; encoded by the coding sequence ATGACCGTCGTCGCCGTGACCGTCGCCGCGCTGCTCGCCGTGGCCGTCGGACTGACCCTCGTCCGCATCATCCGTGGACCGTCCATCCTCGACCGTGCCGTCGCCGTCGACGTCCTGCTCGCCGTCGTCGTCGCCGCCATCGCCACCGAGGTCGCCTACAGCCGCGACGCCACCGCGCTGCCCGTGCTGGTCGTTCTCGCCATCCTCGGGTTCGTGGGCTCCGTCAGCGTCGCCCGGTTCGCCGCCCGGAGGAACGACAAGTGA
- a CDS encoding Na+/H+ antiporter subunit E, giving the protein MTAGPTTPAHPAGPTNPPLTRKARRRNRIIAVIGLTSVWVLLWGTFTWANLISGLVLSVVLLAVFPLPPVTFAGRIRPVPLARFWVRFLRDLVVASVQIARLAVRFGHPPLSAIIAVPLRVNTDLNLTLTAEALSLVPGSLIIEADRATGTLYVHVIGIRDRAEVERFRQGVLDLEARIVAAIGSPDELRRVTQPDPAGPPEPAHPEGAPR; this is encoded by the coding sequence GTGACCGCCGGACCGACGACCCCGGCGCACCCCGCCGGACCGACGAACCCGCCGCTGACCCGAAAGGCGCGCCGTCGCAACCGGATCATCGCCGTGATCGGGCTGACCAGCGTCTGGGTGCTGCTCTGGGGCACCTTCACCTGGGCCAACCTGATCAGCGGGCTGGTGCTCTCCGTCGTGCTGCTGGCGGTGTTCCCGCTGCCGCCGGTGACCTTCGCCGGTCGGATCCGCCCCGTGCCGCTCGCCCGGTTCTGGGTGCGCTTCCTGCGAGACCTCGTGGTCGCCTCCGTCCAGATCGCCCGGCTGGCGGTGCGGTTCGGGCACCCCCCGCTCAGCGCGATCATCGCCGTGCCGCTGCGGGTCAACACCGACCTCAACCTCACGCTCACCGCCGAGGCGCTCTCCCTGGTGCCCGGCAGCCTCATCATCGAGGCTGACCGGGCGACCGGCACCCTCTACGTGCACGTCATCGGCATCCGCGACCGCGCCGAGGTGGAGCGGTTCCGGCAGGGCGTACTCGACCTCGAAGCGCGGATCGTCGCCGCCATCGGCTCGCCCGACGAACTGCGCCGCGTGACGCAACCCGACCCCGCCGGCCCGCCGGAGCCGGCCCACCCGGAAGGGGCACCCAGATGA
- a CDS encoding Na+/H+ antiporter subunit D, with amino-acid sequence MTWLVPLPVVMPLLGAALTLLLVARPRAQRWVSLTVLTATVAVAAMLLLFSSVDGPLVVEVGGWVAPLGIVLVADQLAALMLVVSAAVTLCVLVYSIGQGTADGNEETPLSVYHPTYLVLTAGVCNAFLSGDLFNLYVGFEILLVASYVLLTLGSTETRIRAGTTYVVVSLLSSLIFLVAIGLVYAATGTLNLAQLVDRLDALPDDLRLVLQGMLLLAFGIKAAVFPLSAWLPDSYPTAPAPVTAVFAGLLTKVGVYAIIRTETLLFPGGRTADLLLVVAALTMVVGILGAVAQSDVKRLLSFTLISHIGYMLFGVGLSTSLGLSAAIFYVVHHITIQTTLFLAAGLVERRGGSTALDRLGGLARLSPLLAVLFFLPALNLAGIPPFSGFLGKLGLVQAGVDDGGPLAWTLVAGGLLTSLLTLYAIARVWNLAFWRAPHPDMPDAGDTVRAARTDGAEQPHREPDPEASGAVLPRLMIGSTAALVVLGLALTVVAGPLFDISTDAADDLLRRTPYVEAVFPDGAP; translated from the coding sequence ATGACCTGGCTCGTACCCCTGCCGGTGGTGATGCCGCTGCTCGGCGCGGCCCTGACGCTGCTGCTCGTCGCCCGACCCCGTGCCCAGCGCTGGGTCAGCCTCACCGTCCTCACCGCCACCGTCGCCGTGGCGGCCATGCTGCTGCTCTTCTCCTCCGTCGACGGGCCGCTGGTCGTCGAGGTCGGCGGCTGGGTCGCGCCACTGGGCATCGTCCTGGTCGCCGACCAGCTCGCGGCGCTGATGCTCGTCGTATCCGCCGCCGTCACCCTCTGCGTGCTGGTCTACTCGATCGGGCAGGGCACGGCCGACGGCAACGAGGAGACCCCGCTGTCGGTCTACCACCCGACCTACCTCGTGCTGACCGCGGGCGTGTGCAACGCGTTCCTCTCCGGCGACCTGTTCAACCTCTACGTCGGTTTCGAGATCCTGCTGGTGGCCAGCTACGTGCTGCTGACCCTGGGCAGCACCGAGACCCGGATCCGGGCCGGCACCACGTACGTCGTGGTCAGCCTGCTGTCGTCGCTGATCTTCCTGGTCGCGATCGGCCTGGTCTACGCGGCGACCGGCACGCTCAACCTGGCCCAGCTCGTCGACCGGCTCGACGCGCTGCCGGACGACCTGCGGCTGGTCCTCCAGGGCATGCTGCTGCTCGCCTTCGGCATCAAGGCGGCCGTGTTCCCGCTGTCGGCCTGGCTGCCGGACAGCTATCCGACCGCCCCGGCCCCGGTCACCGCGGTCTTCGCCGGCCTGCTCACCAAGGTCGGCGTGTACGCGATCATCCGCACCGAGACGCTGCTGTTCCCCGGCGGGCGCACCGCCGACCTGCTGCTGGTGGTGGCGGCGCTGACCATGGTGGTGGGCATCCTCGGCGCGGTCGCCCAGTCCGACGTCAAACGGCTGCTGTCGTTCACCCTCATCAGCCACATCGGCTACATGCTCTTCGGCGTCGGCCTGAGCACCTCCCTCGGGCTGTCCGCGGCGATCTTCTACGTGGTGCACCACATCACCATCCAGACGACCCTGTTCCTCGCCGCCGGCCTCGTCGAACGACGTGGCGGGAGCACCGCCCTGGACCGGCTCGGTGGGCTGGCCAGACTCTCGCCGCTGCTGGCCGTGCTGTTCTTCCTGCCGGCGCTCAACCTCGCCGGCATCCCACCGTTCTCCGGCTTCCTCGGCAAGCTCGGCCTCGTCCAGGCCGGTGTGGACGACGGCGGCCCGCTCGCCTGGACGCTCGTCGCCGGCGGGCTGCTCACCAGCCTGCTCACCCTCTACGCCATCGCCCGGGTGTGGAACCTGGCCTTCTGGCGTGCCCCGCACCCGGACATGCCCGACGCCGGCGACACCGTCCGGGCCGCCCGCACCGACGGTGCCGAGCAGCCACACCGGGAACCGGACCCCGAGGCGTCGGGCGCCGTGCTGCCCCGGCTGATGATCGGGTCGACCGCCGCCCTGGTGGTGCTCGGCCTGGCGCTGACGGTGGTGGCCGGGCCGCTCTTCGACATCAGCACCGACGCCGCCGACGACCTGCTGCGCCGGACCCCGTACGTCGAGGCCGTGTTCCCGGACGGTGCCCCGTGA
- a CDS encoding Na(+)/H(+) antiporter subunit C, with protein MNPNLTYVLVVGVLFAAGVTLLLERSLTRVLMGVILLGNGANLLLLTGGRAGGPPIVGTTAEGDMSDPLPQAMVLTAIVITLGMTAFLLALAYRSWHLNGHDEVQDDVEDRRIMELADRDEGPGTADNDNDNDSGDGGPVTGPADDRAASPAGDAGRGR; from the coding sequence GTGAACCCGAACCTGACCTACGTCCTCGTGGTCGGCGTGCTCTTCGCCGCCGGGGTGACGCTGCTGCTGGAACGCAGCCTCACCCGGGTGCTGATGGGCGTGATCCTGCTCGGCAACGGCGCCAACCTCCTGCTGCTCACCGGCGGCCGGGCGGGCGGCCCGCCGATCGTCGGCACCACCGCCGAGGGGGACATGAGCGACCCGCTGCCCCAGGCCATGGTGCTGACCGCGATCGTCATCACCCTCGGCATGACCGCGTTCCTGCTCGCCCTGGCGTACCGCAGCTGGCACCTCAACGGGCACGACGAGGTGCAGGACGACGTCGAGGACCGCCGCATCATGGAGCTGGCCGACCGGGACGAGGGCCCGGGCACCGCCGACAACGACAATGACAACGACAGCGGTGACGGTGGCCCGGTCACCGGGCCCGCGGACGACCGGGCGGCGAGCCCGGCCGGGGACGCGGGGAGGGGCCGATGA
- a CDS encoding Na+/H+ antiporter subunit A: MLVLVAIHALAAVIAPGLIRIWGRRALYLVALAPAATLGWALTRAGTVRSGTPVVETVTWVPQLGLEVALRMGTLAWLMVVLVGGVGALVLAYSARYFRSDDPGLGRFAAVFVAFAGAMLGLVVSDDLLLLYVFWELTTVLSYLLIGSDPTRRASRRAAMQALLVTTLGGLAMLAGFVMLGQHAGTYRWSEIAADLPGGSYLAVALVLILLGALSKSAIFPFSFWLPGAMAAPTPVSAYLHAAAMVKAGVFLVALMGPAVAGVTPWRPVLLAGGLITMFLGGWAALRQVDLKLLLAYGTVSQLGLLMVVLGAGTRDTALAGVAMVLAHALFKSTLFLVVGVVDHAAGTRDLRELSGLGRRAPALAVVACLAAASMAGLPPLAGFVAKEAAVEAFLHGGAADLAVLAGVVLGSALTVAYTLRFVWGAFATKGDVPATQARPVGWLFLAPAVVLAAAGLAVGLFAPVVDRFLAPYADLYPTAEPGYHLALWHGPTPALGLSALAVAAGVGLFLLRHRGRLGPAARLPFDGAAVYDRLIGGVDRLAVELTGATQRGSLPFYLGVILLVLITLPGGALLAGFPWPQRFQLWDTPLQAVAAAVVIVAAVAAARARRRLTAMILVGVAGYGTALLFILHGAPDLALTQFLVETVTIVMFVLVLRHLPAKFSERPIRSSRRGRVALGVAVGVVTAGMAYVAAGARVATPISVDFPDQAVSYGGGKNIVNVTLVDIRAWDTMGEIAVLVVAATGVASLIFRRTRDLGLRRGIPGAGRTASARPRWLTTGATTRQQSVILQVVTRLLFHAIVLFSIYLLFSGHNAPGGGFAAGLVAGLALAVRYLAGGRTELNGAAPVDAGKLLGAGLFVAVGTGVAAMLLGGEFLQSALLDFHVPVLGHLHFVTSTFFDVGVYLIVVGLILDILRSLGAEMDRQQETDQQENDQDETDQDETEQPDDRTKELV, encoded by the coding sequence GTGCTGGTTCTGGTGGCGATCCATGCGCTCGCAGCCGTGATCGCCCCGGGACTGATACGTATCTGGGGGCGGCGCGCCCTCTACCTGGTCGCCCTCGCCCCCGCCGCGACCCTGGGCTGGGCGCTGACCCGGGCCGGGACGGTCCGCTCCGGCACCCCGGTCGTCGAGACGGTCACCTGGGTTCCCCAGCTCGGCCTGGAGGTCGCCCTGCGGATGGGCACCCTGGCGTGGCTGATGGTGGTGCTCGTCGGCGGGGTCGGGGCGCTGGTGCTCGCCTACAGCGCCCGCTACTTCCGCTCCGACGACCCGGGCCTGGGCCGCTTCGCGGCGGTCTTCGTCGCTTTCGCCGGGGCGATGCTCGGCCTGGTGGTCTCCGACGACCTGCTGCTGCTGTACGTGTTCTGGGAGCTGACGACCGTCCTCTCCTACCTGCTGATCGGCAGCGACCCGACCCGGCGGGCCAGCCGGCGGGCCGCGATGCAGGCGCTGCTGGTGACCACCCTGGGCGGCCTGGCGATGCTCGCCGGGTTCGTCATGCTCGGCCAGCACGCCGGCACCTACCGCTGGTCGGAGATCGCCGCCGACCTGCCCGGCGGCAGCTACCTGGCCGTGGCCCTGGTGCTGATCCTGCTCGGCGCCCTGAGCAAGTCGGCGATCTTCCCGTTCAGCTTCTGGCTGCCCGGCGCGATGGCCGCGCCCACCCCGGTCAGCGCCTACCTGCACGCCGCGGCGATGGTCAAAGCCGGTGTGTTCCTCGTCGCCCTGATGGGGCCGGCCGTGGCCGGGGTCACGCCGTGGCGGCCGGTGCTGCTCGCCGGCGGGCTGATCACCATGTTCCTCGGCGGGTGGGCGGCGCTGCGGCAGGTCGACCTGAAGCTGCTGCTGGCCTACGGCACCGTCAGCCAGCTCGGCCTGCTGATGGTGGTCCTCGGCGCCGGCACCCGCGACACCGCCCTGGCCGGCGTGGCGATGGTGCTGGCCCACGCGCTGTTCAAGTCCACCCTGTTCCTCGTCGTCGGGGTCGTCGACCACGCCGCCGGCACCCGTGACCTGCGCGAACTCAGCGGCCTCGGTCGCCGGGCACCGGCCCTCGCGGTGGTGGCATGCCTCGCGGCGGCCTCGATGGCCGGCCTGCCGCCGCTGGCCGGATTCGTCGCCAAGGAGGCGGCGGTCGAGGCGTTCCTGCACGGCGGCGCCGCCGACCTGGCGGTGCTCGCCGGCGTGGTGCTCGGCTCGGCGCTGACCGTGGCGTACACGCTGCGCTTCGTATGGGGCGCGTTCGCCACCAAAGGCGACGTGCCCGCCACCCAGGCCCGGCCGGTCGGCTGGCTCTTTCTCGCGCCGGCCGTCGTGCTCGCCGCCGCCGGCCTGGCGGTGGGGCTCTTCGCGCCCGTCGTCGACAGGTTCCTCGCCCCGTACGCGGACCTGTACCCGACCGCCGAGCCCGGCTACCACCTCGCGCTGTGGCACGGGCCGACCCCGGCGCTGGGCCTGTCGGCGCTGGCGGTCGCCGCCGGCGTCGGGCTGTTCCTCCTGCGCCACCGGGGGCGGCTGGGCCCGGCGGCCCGCCTGCCCTTCGACGGGGCGGCCGTCTACGACCGGCTCATCGGCGGGGTGGACCGGCTGGCGGTGGAGCTGACCGGCGCCACCCAGCGCGGATCCCTCCCGTTCTATCTCGGGGTCATCCTGCTGGTGCTGATTACCTTGCCGGGTGGGGCGCTGCTGGCCGGGTTCCCCTGGCCACAGCGGTTCCAACTGTGGGACACCCCGTTGCAGGCCGTCGCCGCCGCGGTGGTGATCGTGGCCGCCGTGGCCGCCGCCCGCGCCCGGCGCCGACTGACCGCGATGATCCTCGTCGGCGTCGCCGGCTACGGCACCGCGCTGCTGTTCATCCTGCACGGAGCTCCGGACCTGGCCCTGACCCAGTTCCTGGTGGAGACCGTCACGATCGTCATGTTCGTGCTGGTGTTGCGACACCTGCCGGCCAAGTTCTCCGAGCGGCCCATCCGGTCCAGCCGGCGCGGTCGCGTCGCGCTCGGCGTCGCCGTGGGCGTGGTCACGGCCGGCATGGCGTACGTCGCGGCGGGTGCCCGGGTGGCCACCCCGATCTCCGTCGACTTCCCCGACCAGGCCGTCTCCTACGGCGGCGGCAAGAACATCGTCAACGTGACCCTGGTGGACATCCGGGCCTGGGACACGATGGGCGAGATCGCCGTCCTGGTGGTGGCCGCCACGGGCGTGGCCAGCCTCATCTTCCGCCGGACCCGGGACCTCGGCCTGCGCCGGGGCATCCCCGGCGCCGGCCGCACCGCGTCGGCGCGGCCGCGCTGGCTCACCACCGGCGCCACCACCCGCCAGCAGTCGGTCATCCTCCAGGTCGTCACCCGGCTGCTGTTCCACGCCATCGTGCTCTTCTCGATCTACCTGCTCTTCTCCGGGCACAACGCCCCCGGCGGCGGCTTCGCCGCCGGACTGGTCGCCGGGCTCGCGCTGGCCGTGCGCTACCTGGCGGGCGGGCGTACCGAACTCAACGGGGCCGCCCCGGTCGACGCCGGCAAGCTGCTCGGCGCCGGACTGTTCGTCGCGGTCGGCACGGGCGTCGCCGCGATGCTGCTGGGCGGGGAGTTCCTACAGAGCGCCCTGCTGGACTTCCACGTGCCGGTCCTCGGTCACCTCCACTTCGTCACGTCGACCTTCTTCGACGTCGGCGTCTACCTCATCGTGGTCGGCCTGATCCTGGACATCCTGCGCAGCCTCGGCGCGGAGATGGACCGCCAGCAGGAGACCGACCAGCAGGAGAACGACCAGGACGAGACGGACCAGGACGAGACCGAACAGCCCGACGACCGGACGAAGGAGCTGGTGTGA
- a CDS encoding TrkA C-terminal domain-containing protein produces MRFERTVMAGIGVCQRFTTARGQQAAVISHVNGQRDLVVYHPQDLDTALHTLVLAKGEAQAVAAVLDEAVTVDHVAELERRLPGVSVVRIPVSFDSPAGGRPFAGTGLAGQALALLAVVRDGTVVPTPGDGFVLHAGDEVVVAGTEAATSAAADLLAGG; encoded by the coding sequence ATGCGGTTCGAACGTACGGTGATGGCCGGGATCGGTGTCTGCCAGCGCTTCACGACCGCCAGGGGTCAGCAGGCCGCCGTCATCTCGCACGTCAACGGCCAGCGTGACCTTGTCGTCTACCACCCGCAGGACCTGGACACGGCACTGCACACCCTGGTGCTGGCGAAAGGTGAGGCGCAGGCGGTCGCCGCCGTGCTGGACGAGGCGGTGACGGTGGACCACGTCGCCGAGCTGGAGCGGCGGCTGCCCGGGGTCTCCGTGGTGCGGATACCGGTCAGCTTCGACTCGCCGGCCGGTGGGCGGCCCTTCGCCGGCACCGGCCTGGCCGGGCAGGCACTGGCGCTGCTCGCGGTCGTCCGTGACGGCACGGTGGTGCCGACCCCCGGCGACGGGTTCGTCCTGCACGCCGGTGACGAGGTCGTGGTCGCGGGCACCGAGGCCGCGACGTCGGCCGCCGCGGATCTCCTCGCGGGGGGCTGA